Genomic DNA from Fimbriimonas ginsengisoli Gsoil 348:
GTCTCGGCAATCCTGGCCACGAATTGGTGGAGCGATGCCGCCGGCAAGGCACCAGGGTGATCGCCATGGTGACCACCGTGGAGGACGCGAAGGCGGTCGAGAGTGCGGGAGTCGACGCCATCGTAGCGCAGGGAGCGGAAGCGGGTGGCCATCGGTCGCACTTCGCCAAGCCGGCACAAAGCGGGGCCGGGCTGGTGGGAACCATTGCGCTGGTTCCGGAGATCGTTGACTCGGTCCGGGTTCCGGTGATCGCGGCCGGGGGAATCGTCGATGGTCGAGGCCTCGTTGCCGCGCTCGCCCTTGGCGCACAGGCCGTGATGCTTGGAACCAGATTTGTGGCGACCACGGAGTCGCTCGGCGTCCAAGCGTATAAACAAGCGCTTGTCGAAGGAGCGAGCCACGAAACCGTGGTGACCGATGCCGCCAGCGGACGATACGCGAGAGTTCTCCGGAACCGCTTCACCGATCACTACGCCGCCACCGGCGCTCCTACGTTGCCATTTGGCTGGCAGGGAAGCGCAGTAGCCCCGCTCTTCGACCAAGCTCGCGCTCTAGAAGACCCGGACCATATGGCCCTCTGGGCGGGCCAATCTACCGGCGCCATTCACGACATCCCCTCCGTCGCGGAAGTCGTCCGGCGGATAATGGAGGAAGCCGAAAGAGTCGTAGGATCGCTGGTCTCCAGACCGGCCTCCGGCTAACGAACGTGCACCGGATCATCGGCGAGGGCGCCGACGCTACATGCTGGGTTAGGTCTTCGGCAGGTAAACGCGGTCGATTTTTGCTTGCGAGCGCAGGCGCTGGACCAGATCTTGCCGACCGGAGACGAGGAATGCCTTGCGGAGCTCCTCGAGGTCGGCGCCCGAGGCGGAGGTGCCCAAGGCTTCCACGCGGAAGACCTGAATCGCTCCCGCGGCTTGAGCCGGCTTCGTTATGAAGCCCGGCTTCGCCACCCGAAGCTCCTGCTGGGTCGAAGCGGGGAAGGCGTTTACCATGCGCCATCCAAGTAGTCCGCCGGTCGTCTTAAGGGTCCCTTCGTCGTCGGATTTGTCTAACTCCGCTTCCCACGCGCCTCCCTTTGACACTCGGTCGTAGGCGGCTTGCGCTCGGAGGATCGCCGCCGAAACCTCCGTGGCGGCATCGCTCACCGGTTTATAGGCGAGCGTCGATACCCGCACATATCCCGCGGGCGAAAAGTTCTTTAGCACCAACGCATCGAGGAGTAAATCGGTGTGTACTCGGAGATAGAGGCGCGACTTTGGAAATCCCTGAGCTCGCATTGCCTGGTCGAAATCGGTTCCGGGAGGCATGCCGGCCCGAAGGGTTTTCAGCCGCTCGTCGTACGCCTTCTGGATCTCCGGCACCGTCGTCTTGACGCCTGCCTTCTTCGCTTCCGCTTGAATAAGCCGGTAGGTGATCACGTCTTGGGTGACGTCGGCTCCCCGCCAATCCCAAAGGTAGGCTTCGATCTCACTCGCTTTGATCGGCTCTCCATTCACCCGAACGACCACTTGGTCTGGTTTGGGAGGTGTCGGAAGGAGCGAAGAGAGCAGCGGATTCCCCTGCCGAAATGCGAGGGCGAACAAGAGGCTGGGCAGGACCATGAGGTTAAAGACGTCCGAAAACCGAGTTCGTCATCGCGGTACGATTTGAGCGTCGATCACGCTCGTTAAGACACGGTCGACGGTGAGTCCCTCGACCTCGGCCTCCGGCCGTAGAAGCACCCGGTGGCGCAATACCGGAAGCGAGAGCTCTTTCACGTCATCGGGAATCACGAAGTCCCGTCCACGAAGCGCGGCGATCGCCTTGCTGCAGTTGAGAAGCGCGATCCCGGCGCGAGGGGAGGCGCCGACGGAGATATCGTTTGAGTGCCGCGTCGCCTGTACGATCGCGTAGATGTATTCGAACACCCGCTCCTCTACGGTCGAGCGGCGCACCGTGTCCTGCATCTCCTGCAGTTGTTCCAGCGAGACCACCGGGTTAATTCCTGCTTCCTCCAGGCTCTGGGGGCGGAATCCTCGGTGGTGCATTTGGAGCACGCCGAGCTCCGCCTCTTTCGACGGATAGTCGACGATCACTTTTAGCAGGAACCGGTCTTGCTGCGCCTCCGGGAGAGGGTACGTCCCTTCGAAATCGATCGGGTTCTGGGTCGCAAAAACGAGAAATGGGGGCGGCAGGGGATGCGGCTCGCCGTCGATGGTGACGGTCCGCTCTTCCATCGCTTCGAGCAGGGCAGCTTGGGTTTTCGGAGGCGTCCGGTTGATTTCGTCGGCCAAGAGCACGTTTACGAAAACCGGTCCCTTTCGCAACTTGAATTCACTGTTACGCGGGTCGAAAACGGAGGTGCCGATGACGTCGCTCGGCATGAGGTCAGGGGTGAACTGGATCCGGCCGTAGTCGAGCGAGAGGGTTCTCGCCAGCGAGCGCACGAGCAGCGTTTTCGCGACTCCCGGTACGCCTTCCAGCAAAACATGGCCGTTCGCGAGAATAGCGACGAGCGCTTGCTCGATCGTCCGTTCCTGGCCGGCGATCGCCTTTCCGACTTCCGCCTTGATTAATTCCGCGAGGTTCTCGACGCTCATTGGTTGGGCCGGAGAATACCCACTTGGGCGTTGGTAGGCTACTAGAATAGCAATGGCTTTTCGCGACGGCGGACGTTCAGCATTAAGCCGACGCACGCCATGCACAACCATAGCGCGGTTCCGCCGTAGCTCAGGAATGGAAGCCACAATCCGACCACGGGAACGATGTGCAGGACCATGGCGATGTTGACGAATGTGTGAAAAAAGAGCGCGGCAAATATCCCCGCCGCGATCATCTTGTAAAACGGCTCGACCGCATTAAACATGACGACCCAGATTCGGTAGAAAAAGAATCCGAAGGCGGCGAGGACCATCGTGCACCCGACCAATCCTCCCTCCTCGCCGACGATCGTAAACACGAAGTCGTTATGCTGCTCCGGGATGAAATGCCCGGCCTTCTGCTCGCCTTTGAGATACCCGGTGCCGACCACGCCTCCAACGCCAAAGGCGATCTCCGCCCGCGCGGTCTGCCAGTTCTTGCCGGTGGAGTCCTTCGTACCAAGCCCCGGTAACCGGTCTTGCTGATACCCATGGAGAACCCGGCTCGATACCGCCGGTACGGTCAACACCAAGGTCGCCATCGTGACGAAAATGGCCAGAGCGACCCCAAGGTGCTTGATCTGCGCCCCTCCCACAAGGGAGATCGCAAACCACAAAACCACGATCACCATCGCCGCTCCAAGATGGGGCTGGAGGAGAATTAAGGCGAGAATCGGCAGGATGTGCAGGAACGAAAGTAGAAAGGTGGAGAGGCTCCGCACCGACTCTTGCCGGTTCGCATAGAACGCAGCCAGCGTTAACACGGTCAGCAGCTTCGCCAGTTCGCTCGGCTGAAACTGGATTGGTCCGAGGTCGATCCACCGCTCCGCCCCTTTCTTGGTGGAGCCCAAGACGAGCACCGCCGAAAGCGACAAGACGTTAATTCCGTAGAGCAACGTGCTGGCTCGAAGCCAAAATTTGGGATGAATAACCGCGAAAACGGTGAACGGCACGATGCCGATCAGGGCGAAGGCGACCTGCTTGCGAAAGTCCGCCCCACCGTCGCGATTGGCCCCTTCGCTGTAGAGCGACATCAACCCGACCACCACGAGAACGATCGCCGAGAGGATCAGCCACGGATCGATGCGTGGTCCCCTTCGCTGCTCGCCGATGCGGCTACCAGGGCTCGTGCTGATCGTCGCCATCGTTAACTCGCCGGCTCCCGAGTCGACAGCGTCCCAAACTGGCTCTTGACGACCCCTTTCTTTGGCACGAACCAAAACAGCAACTGACGCTCCGCCGGAGCCTCTCCCGGGCTTGGTGTGATCACGATGTCGACATTCACTCGAATCGCCTCATCGGGAGATAGCCCCATCGTCACGCTGTCTTGCGAGGAAGTGATCGTGGCCCTTGCGGGATGCGGGTCGAGCTCGCCCGACAGCTTTCCGGACCAGGTATAGGTGTCGCTCCCTACTGCGAGCGGAAATCGAAGGAGCGGAATCGGCGGATCGTAAGTCTCACCAGCGGCGGTGGCCAGGAAAAAGCCGTCCGACGTGGATACGTACTCCTCTTGGTCGAAGAGATCCGTACCTACAAGCAAGTCCAACACGAATCGGTCCCCTTTCTTGGTCGCCTTGACCGATACCGGGACCGTGGTTCCGCTATACACTTCCTTTGCTTTGGGGGGCGGGGTCGCGTCGGGTTCGAGCTGTTTCCGGTCCACCATCCGGCCACCGAAGGAGTGGGGGGGTGCGGACGAGGCGCCTGTCTTATCCCGGCACGCCACCACTATCACGGCGACCAACGCGGACGCCGCGAACCCTACCCAACGAGCATGCGGCTTCAATCGCGGGGCTTCGCCTCCTCAAATTTGATAAGACGCAGCTCGTCCTTGACCTCCTTGTTCCGCTCCTTGTGCTTCGAGACGCTCTCGACAAGCCCGATCCCCTTGGCATAGATCGCCGTCGTATCTTCCCGTCCGCGCGCCAGGCCTCGGTCGATGATGGACACCATCTTGAGCTCGATCACCGGCACCTTCCTTCCCAAAATCGTGCGCTCCCCCTTCGACACCGCCTCGCACGTTAGGGTGAGATAGTCCGCCAGCTTGGCGTCGCTGGTGGATCCGTTAAAGGTCCAGCGGGATCCCGCAACGTCGAACATCAGCATCGGGATCGGCTTCGGAAGCGGGTGATCGGTGCTCGTGCCGACCATGTAGATCCCCGTGGGCTCGGACCGATAGTAAGTCGTCGAAATCACCTGGTCGCCGCTCTTGGTGATCACCGGAGTCGCCGGTTTCCCCGCGACGTTGACCGGCTCGCCGACCTCGTCCACGGATGTCGCCTTGCCGGAGGCCCCCCGCTCCTCGTAGGTGCGGCGCGTACCCGGCACGAGCACGAAGTAGTCGTCCGCGGGCGAAGCAAAGAACGTGAGCGCGAGGAGCGTAGTGAGCATGGTTACTTGACTTCCTGAATCGTGATCGTTTGCACTTTCCCGTCGGGGAAGGTGGTGGAGAGCACGGTCTTGACGCTTCCGCGGTCCTTGACATACCAACTCTTGGATGTCGTGACGACTTTCTTCCCAGCGATCGTGCCCTTGCCCGAGGACGTGATGAGCAGGGCGTCATGTTCGCCAACCTTTGTGGTCACCTTTTGCGGACCCACGACGGTACAGGTGCTGTTATCTTCAAGCTGCTGTTCCGGCTTGTCGGGCCGGTCCACCTCGGTATGGCTGGTCCACTTGACGCCAGGAGCCAGCTTGGCGGGCAATTCCAGATCGTGCGCCCCTACTTTCGCCACCGTTGAGGCGGTGTTGTAGATCCCGTCCTTTTCCAGCACTACTTCCTGCTGGCCGACGAGGTCCCCCAGCTGGCCGTCGCGAGAAATGGTGAAGACCGGTTTGCCGTCTTTGATCTCTTTGAGGGCGATCGTCTGGGTTCCGGTCAGCACTTGGTTCGGTTGGCTGCTGGAGCGGATCTCCATTTTCATGGGCGCGGCGCTGCCCAAACCGTAGTAGGCGTAGCCGTCGTGTTTCAGGTCAGCCGGAATCTGGCTTACATCCAGCTTTGGCGGTGTCGTTGTCGTCGAGGCCGTTCCGCTCGAAGTGGCGGAGCCGCCGGAGGTGGGGTTAGCCGCGTCTTTCGCCTGGCATCCGCCGAGGATCGCGAGGGCCAGAATTGGAGTCCATCGTAGAGTTCTCATGATTGGTCGATATCAGTTGAAGAGCCGCCGTGGATCTTTCCACGACTCGCCGTACCTAGCGTACGACTCCGACGCCTACTTTAATCAAAATTACGTTGTTCGCTTCCGCGAGAGTGCCCCGCAGCAATTGACGATTTACGATTGACGATTTTGAAATCCGGCCCAATCCCGACCAGCGGAAGCAATTGTCAATCGTAAATCGTCAATTTGACTGCACCTTCGTGTGCTTATTGATCTTGTCGACAGCGTCTTTAACTAAGACTTTATCGCGCATCTGGGTGATCGTGAGCTCTCCTTCGGCAAGGACGTGTTGGATACGGGGGGCTTCGATCGCGACGCCATCGGCGACGAGCAGGATCTGAGTCCCGACTTTATCGTGCGAATACTTCCAGAGTCGTTGCCGGCCCTCGTCGGTCATCTCTACCGTGAGGTCGTTGCGGAGTCCGTCGGAGGTGTCGTAGGTTCGGTAGGACGCGCTCTTGATGTGCGATTCGTTGACGATCACCGTGGCGCTGCGGAGGACCCGCTCCACCGGCTCGGCCAGTCGCCGCCCGGTCTCGTCCGAGATCATCGAGAGGAGGGACTTCTGAATGTTCTCGGCCCTGTCCGGATGTTGTTGGATCGTCTCTGCTTCCGTCTTGTAGTAGCCGGCCTGCATTTCACGGTTGTAATTCTTGTCCGCGTACTGACTTTCCACGGTTTGAATGAGGCGCGGCTTGTACGGCATCAGAACGTGCCCTACGACCTCCTTAGTCGTTCCGGCTAAGTTCACCTTGACCTTCACCGGTACGTCGACCACGATGCCGTTTTCGATCGAAGCGGGGCGGACCTTATCCAACGGCATACCGTTGATATGTACGTTTAGGTCTTGCTCAAGCTGGTTGCGCTTTGCGGCATCCCCGGAGAAAGCTTTATGGAGATCCTCGGCCGACCAAACGATCCGAATCGGAGGAAGGAGGTCCTCCTTCATTTCGTTCATCGTCATCGTGAGCGGCCCGAGCGCTTTTTCGTCGCCACGAAGGACGGCGAGCATCTCCTTGATCGGAATGCGCTTCTTGATGGACCCCTCGGTTGCGCCCCCCTGGTCGTTTCCGTTCCCCTGGAATTTATCCGAGGCTTCGACCAGTTGGGCGACATAGTTGGCGACGATGATCTTGTAACCCGCTCCCGGATCGATCCCGAGAAGGTTCACTTCGCCAGGGACAACCGGAGAAAAATGGGCCCCCTCGATCGCCTTCTCGAGCCAGAGGCGATAGCCGCCGTAGACCACACCGAGGAGGACTACGAAGCCAATAGCAATTTTGGTCGAGGACCGGAATTTCATATCGATGCCAACAAAGCAGAGTGCCGGCTAGTTCGCGCACCTGGCGCGAACCTTCACCAAAGGCGCAACAAGTGTACCGCTGACGCTATTCGCTTGGATTGAACGACCCGTACAGGCCGCCGGCGATCGCCGAGATGCCGAATGAGATAGCCAGACACACCGCCACGAATGGGATCGCCGTAACGAGCGGAAATAGCTTCAACACGAAGAGGCCGATTGCCATTCCGACCGGAACCAGAGCGGTGAGCACGCACCCAATGAGCAGCAACATCCCTCGGAAGCCGCGTTGCGCCGCATCGTCCACGTCGGGAAAGAGAAGGATGACGAGCAGTGAAACCGCCGCCCACGTAAGCGCCAACGTCGTCGCCATGAGGATCGCCGCCAACGAATAGGCCCAGATCCGATAATCGATGATGGTCGCGCCCACGCCGGTAATCGTCGAGATCACGAAGGTCGGTACCGTCTTGCCGACCACTTCGGCAAACACGGTCGCCGCCGGACTGAACGGCAACGGCTTCTGAAAATCGACCCGGCGAAGCAGCTCCATGAATCCGCTTGTCGAATTGCTGATGGTGAGCGAAAGAACTCCGATCGCGAGGAACGCCATTAACATCCCTCCTTCGTTGTGCACGTTCCCCCGCTTCGACATTGCCCACAACGGCATCAGCGAAATTGAGAGGACCATCGGGGTGAAGATGACGTACTGCCACATCGCTCCCCGCGCCTGAAGCAGAAGCTCTTTCCATAGGAGAGCCGCGCTCCCGCGGAAACGCCAGCGGCCGATCACCCGCGCGATGCGTCCCCCCTTAACTTTGCCCTGCCGTGCTTGTTCGGCCACGATCGCGTAGGTATCCCCGCTCCGCTGCATCCGCCGCATGTCGGTGCTCGCAAATCCCTTGGCCGCGGCCTGATCGTAAAGGTAGTCGACCTGTGTCATCGCGGTGCGAAGGCTGAACAAGATGATCGCGAGCATCGCCGCCGTTCCGGCCAGTCCTTCCCAAACGCTGTTGTGAAATGGGGCCATCAC
This window encodes:
- a CDS encoding putative ABC exporter domain-containing protein — translated: MKPLLFLTVRSFVNGIRRAVSSPQRLIGLLVFFGYYFMTFFQTLSPDSRRIPGGFAQPQAMLEFRPDVVQGVVFGILAFLSLLLLSSSFNPRGGFRASDVDVLFATPVNPRTVLVFRIVRDYLITLLIPLFLAILASRRALAGYDRIFRHFPQEGALAGRLFSISYLLMALCWVCIGYALSLFINRSDEASDRNKKIINVTLTVVVVAVLGYIAWYVRLDPSWDTALELSRSPFLRAVFFTATAATAVVMAPFHNSVWEGLAGTAAMLAIILFSLRTAMTQVDYLYDQAAAKGFASTDMRRMQRSGDTYAIVAEQARQGKVKGGRIARVIGRWRFRGSAALLWKELLLQARGAMWQYVIFTPMVLSISLMPLWAMSKRGNVHNEGGMLMAFLAIGVLSLTISNSTSGFMELLRRVDFQKPLPFSPAATVFAEVVGKTVPTFVISTITGVGATIIDYRIWAYSLAAILMATTLALTWAAVSLLVILLFPDVDDAAQRGFRGMLLLIGCVLTALVPVGMAIGLFVLKLFPLVTAIPFVAVCLAISFGISAIAGGLYGSFNPSE
- a CDS encoding NAD(P)H-dependent flavin oxidoreductase, which produces MSLRTPLCDLFGIEFPLLQSGMGGIAGSALAAAVSNAGALGIFAAHGTNPDGVRELLAQMRVATDRPFGANLLLAHDLVRPADSVLDQTSDLVNEALNPLRREVGLEPAHGAPASPARDVEEKLELLLEARIPILSIGLGNPGHELVERCRRQGTRVIAMVTTVEDAKAVESAGVDAIVAQGAEAGGHRSHFAKPAQSGAGLVGTIALVPEIVDSVRVPVIAAGGIVDGRGLVAALALGAQAVMLGTRFVATTESLGVQAYKQALVEGASHETVVTDAASGRYARVLRNRFTDHYAATGAPTLPFGWQGSAVAPLFDQARALEDPDHMALWAGQSTGAIHDIPSVAEVVRRIMEEAERVVGSLVSRPASG
- a CDS encoding FtsW/RodA/SpoVE family cell cycle protein; translation: MATISTSPGSRIGEQRRGPRIDPWLILSAIVLVVVGLMSLYSEGANRDGGADFRKQVAFALIGIVPFTVFAVIHPKFWLRASTLLYGINVLSLSAVLVLGSTKKGAERWIDLGPIQFQPSELAKLLTVLTLAAFYANRQESVRSLSTFLLSFLHILPILALILLQPHLGAAMVIVVLWFAISLVGGAQIKHLGVALAIFVTMATLVLTVPAVSSRVLHGYQQDRLPGLGTKDSTGKNWQTARAEIAFGVGGVVGTGYLKGEQKAGHFIPEQHNDFVFTIVGEEGGLVGCTMVLAAFGFFFYRIWVVMFNAVEPFYKMIAAGIFAALFFHTFVNIAMVLHIVPVVGLWLPFLSYGGTALWLCMACVGLMLNVRRREKPLLF
- a CDS encoding AAA family ATPase; translated protein: MSVENLAELIKAEVGKAIAGQERTIEQALVAILANGHVLLEGVPGVAKTLLVRSLARTLSLDYGRIQFTPDLMPSDVIGTSVFDPRNSEFKLRKGPVFVNVLLADEINRTPPKTQAALLEAMEERTVTIDGEPHPLPPPFLVFATQNPIDFEGTYPLPEAQQDRFLLKVIVDYPSKEAELGVLQMHHRGFRPQSLEEAGINPVVSLEQLQEMQDTVRRSTVEERVFEYIYAIVQATRHSNDISVGASPRAGIALLNCSKAIAALRGRDFVIPDDVKELSLPVLRHRVLLRPEAEVEGLTVDRVLTSVIDAQIVPR
- a CDS encoding peptidylprolyl isomerase; amino-acid sequence: MVLPSLLFALAFRQGNPLLSSLLPTPPKPDQVVVRVNGEPIKASEIEAYLWDWRGADVTQDVITYRLIQAEAKKAGVKTTVPEIQKAYDERLKTLRAGMPPGTDFDQAMRAQGFPKSRLYLRVHTDLLLDALVLKNFSPAGYVRVSTLAYKPVSDAATEVSAAILRAQAAYDRVSKGGAWEAELDKSDDEGTLKTTGGLLGWRMVNAFPASTQQELRVAKPGFITKPAQAAGAIQVFRVEALGTSASGADLEELRKAFLVSGRQDLVQRLRSQAKIDRVYLPKT